A portion of the Parasteatoda tepidariorum isolate YZ-2023 chromosome 5, CAS_Ptep_4.0, whole genome shotgun sequence genome contains these proteins:
- the LOC107456543 gene encoding zinc finger SWIM domain-containing protein 7 isoform X1, with protein sequence MEEMMTVAVTETFNFVIENIAADFSEHQKISEKSLSMLSFLFGFTAAQALDLIDKKCISHITSPSGRELFQVQRNVTEFHVCLKDSNYCTCPSFIYNVVKKDQFMCKHKLAASICFAMGLCKEVQYSDETVSLMLIGY encoded by the exons at ggAGGAAATGATGACTGTAGctgtaactgaaacatttaaCTTTGTGATTGAAAATATTGCTGCTGATTTCAGTGAACaccaaaaaa tttctgaaaaatctttatcaat gttgtcttttttatttggatttacTGCTGCTCAAGCATTAGATctcattgataaaaaatgtatttcccaTATTACTTCTCCAAGTGGTAGAGAGCTTTTCCAAGTTCAAAGAAATGTTACTGAATTCCATGTTTGCTTGAAAGACAGCAATTATTGCACTTGCCCATCCTTCATCTATAATG TTGTGAAAAAGGATCAGTTTATg tGTAAACACAAGTTGGCTGCTTCTATATGCTTTGCTATGGGTTTATGTAAAGAAGTTCAATATTCTGATGAAACAGTTTCTCTTATGCTGATTggttattaa
- the LOC107456543 gene encoding zinc finger SWIM domain-containing protein 7 isoform X2 produces the protein MMTVAVTETFNFVIENIAADFSEHQKISEKSLSMLSFLFGFTAAQALDLIDKKCISHITSPSGRELFQVQRNVTEFHVCLKDSNYCTCPSFIYNVVKKDQFMCKHKLAASICFAMGLCKEVQYSDETVSLMLIGY, from the exons ATGATGACTGTAGctgtaactgaaacatttaaCTTTGTGATTGAAAATATTGCTGCTGATTTCAGTGAACaccaaaaaa tttctgaaaaatctttatcaat gttgtcttttttatttggatttacTGCTGCTCAAGCATTAGATctcattgataaaaaatgtatttcccaTATTACTTCTCCAAGTGGTAGAGAGCTTTTCCAAGTTCAAAGAAATGTTACTGAATTCCATGTTTGCTTGAAAGACAGCAATTATTGCACTTGCCCATCCTTCATCTATAATG TTGTGAAAAAGGATCAGTTTATg tGTAAACACAAGTTGGCTGCTTCTATATGCTTTGCTATGGGTTTATGTAAAGAAGTTCAATATTCTGATGAAACAGTTTCTCTTATGCTGATTggttattaa